In Bacteroidales bacterium, the sequence ATAATGTTAGACTGCGTGCTTCATTGTCAGCCCTCAATTGGCTAAGCGTTGATGGCAGTGCATCAACATCTGGTGTTTGTATGCCCGGTAATGTGAATGTTGTTGATGTTGCTATGAATGGAACCGGTTTTGAATATGGAACTTACAACGCTAACATTGAAGTAACTTCCAGTGGACCTGACAAAGCGCTCACTATCGTTCCGGTATCAATGACAGTATTGCCACCGGCACCTCCTACAGATTTATCTGCCGTAGTTGCACTCTCTGACATAAACCTTACATACAACCTCAATGCTGATGGTAACGATGTAATTATTGCATTCAATACTATTGATCTATTTGATCAGCCAATGAATGGCACTGAATATCCTGAAGGCAGTGTAATTGGAAGCAATGGAACAGTTCTGTATCAGGGATCGATGACAGAATTCACACATACCGACCTGATGCCAAATACAATTTATTATTACCAGGCCTGGTCTGTTGCAGGTATGAATATGTATTCACTTGAATTTGCAAGCACAAATGCTACTACCGGAGATTACCAATTGATTTGCTTATCTGACGGTTGGAGCGGTGTTTCAAGCTTTAAAGTTCCTGAAAGCCCTGCACTGGAAAATGTACTTTCAGGTATAAGCGAAGAGTTGGTTATCCTGCTCTCGAACAACGGATATTACTGGCCCTCACAGAATGTGAACCTTATCGGCAACTGGAATACCCAAATGGGTTACAAAATAAAAATGAATGAGCCGAAATGCTTTACCATGATTGGTGATATGACTGAAGATAAAACTGTAGTTTTGACCGCTGGAGCCAACTATATACCTGTATTGTGCGACCAGGCAGTTGATGCAAATGAAATCTTTGCACAGTTGGGAAATGACCTTGTATTTGCTTACGATCTCAATTCGCAGCAACTCTACTGGCCGCTGGGTGGTGTCTATTCACTCGAAATCCTTGAACCCGGTGTTGGATACCTTGTAAGCATGGCCCAGCCCGGTGAAGCCACATTTGAATGCAATATGCCAACGAAAGCCGGATATGCAAAAGTGCAGAAACAAACTTATGAAAATGCGCCATGGACCTATACTGCAACCGGTAGCCAGCACTTTATCTCCATCAATAAATCAGCCTTTGGTGACCTGGAAAAAGGTGATTTTGTCGGAGTATTTAATAGTTATGGTGAGTGTGCCGGATTTACGCAGTACAATGGTGAAGCTGGAAACATCCTGCTGATTGCTTACAATGACGACCTCACTACGGAAAAAGTTGACGGCCTGCAGGTAGGCGAGAACATGACTTTCCGGATCTACAGCCAATCATTGCAGTCAGATGCTGAAACTGCCGTTACATTTGATTATACCATGCCAAATAGTGGTGCTTTTGCAGAATTGGGACAATCGATGATCCTGAAAATTGGCGAAGGTGCAACCTCAATCAACGAGCAGGTTACCACTGAAATCAGCATGTATCCAAATCCGGCTGCTGATATGGTGAATATCAGCCTGAATGGTGATAACAGCGATGCTACGGTTTCATTCTACGATACTGAAGGCCGCATGGTCATCAACCAGGTGTTCAATGGTCAGGCCGAAGTAAATGTAAGCTCATTGGAAGCAGGTATCTATTTCGTAAAGATCAACACCGAAAGCAACATTGAAATAAAGAAGCTTGTCATCAAGTAGCTTTATTGATATCCGTTAGGTTTTAATTAAGGAAGCCCCGTCATTAAGTTGGTGGGGCTTTTATCATGAACCCTGTTATGATTGGGTGATGATTTTTATCAAACCAGTCTGAGTCTGTGCAAGCGTACCTGACAGTGATTGACATACTACTTATGAAAGTAGGATAGGGGATGCTTTCAACTTTCGTGCTATTTCCTACCTTTGCACCATATTCAACGATTATGAAATTCGATCAATACCGTATAGCTGATGACATCAAAACCAGCATATCTAGGCTGGGTTACAAAAAGCCCACCGACATTCAATACAAATCCATTCCGCCTGTTTTAAAAGGGGAGGATGTACTGGCCATAGCCCAAACCGGCACGGGAAAAACTGCTGCATACGCCATACCCATATTGCATATTTTACAGGAACGAAAGATCAAAGGGCACCCTGACGGGCATACGCGTCAACTTAA encodes:
- a CDS encoding DEAD/DEAH box helicase gives rise to the protein MKFDQYRIADDIKTSISRLGYKKPTDIQYKSIPPVLKGEDVLAIAQTGTGKTAAYAIPILHILQERKIKGHPDGHTRQLN